In a genomic window of Nodosilinea sp. E11:
- a CDS encoding molecular chaperone — MKTLARIGCLASLLVGAAALVAPPSWADATYQLSPSTLTLEPSGSRSTGSFQVRSTGSKPVAVEIRVTERQMDLQGTETRPDAEDDFVIYPPQILLQPGQVQTVRVTWLGEPNPEHELPYRLIAEQLPIAIDEPEVAVTTAVVRINALYNFVASLYITPRGSSPNIVLESASHQTINGQDALVLQFNNQGTAHKVMTGLHLTLTSPGGQTITLSPEQLRGVSGENMLAQHQRQFTLPWPDGFPVGPVSATIDLR, encoded by the coding sequence ATGAAAACTTTGGCCCGCATCGGCTGTCTAGCCTCACTTCTAGTTGGGGCGGCGGCATTGGTGGCCCCGCCCAGCTGGGCCGATGCCACCTATCAGCTTTCCCCCTCTACCCTCACCCTCGAACCCAGTGGCTCTCGCTCTACCGGTTCGTTTCAGGTCCGCAGCACAGGTAGCAAGCCCGTAGCGGTCGAAATTCGCGTTACCGAACGCCAGATGGATTTGCAAGGCACCGAAACTCGCCCCGACGCGGAAGATGATTTTGTTATCTACCCGCCCCAAATTTTGCTGCAACCAGGCCAGGTGCAAACCGTGCGCGTTACCTGGCTAGGCGAGCCCAACCCCGAGCACGAGCTGCCCTACCGGCTAATTGCCGAGCAGCTCCCCATTGCCATCGACGAGCCCGAAGTTGCGGTCACAACCGCCGTGGTCAGAATCAACGCCCTCTATAACTTTGTGGCTTCCCTCTACATCACGCCCCGAGGGAGCAGCCCCAACATTGTGCTCGAAAGCGCCAGCCACCAAACCATCAACGGGCAAGACGCCCTGGTCTTGCAATTTAACAACCAGGGTACGGCTCATAAAGTGATGACTGGCTTGCACCTCACCCTCACCTCGCCAGGTGGGCAAACAATCACCCTCAGCCCCGAACAACTGCGAGGGGTAAGCGGTGAAAACATGCTGGCCCAACATCAGCGGCAGTTTACCCTGCCCTGGCCCGATGGTTTTCCCGTGGGGCCAGTGAGCGCCACGATTGATCTGCGATGA
- a CDS encoding aldo/keto reductase, whose product MQYRRFGRTELQMPVFSCGGMRYQHSWKDVPLADVPQKNQENLEATIRQALAVGINHIETARGYGTSEIQLGQILPTLDRSRLIVQTKVSPTADPTEFRQHLTESLDNLKLETVDLLGIHGINTAELLDWTLRPGGCMEVAREFQRQGRVRFIGFSTHAPTAVIQQAIASDQFDYVNLHWYYVNQDNWAAIDTAQRHDVGVFIISPSDKGGHLYSPPAKLVELCDPLSPMVFNNLFCLSHPQVHTLSIGAARPSDFDEHLKTLPLLDQADWHLKPVLDRLHRHAQSVLGEDWLRTWQLGLPSPDDTPGHINIPAILRLRNLLIAFDMEDYAKARYNMLGNAGHWFPGEKAENLSQVDLSECLRRSPHADKIPQLLAEAHEALAGQALARLSNA is encoded by the coding sequence ATGCAATATCGACGCTTTGGCCGCACTGAGCTTCAGATGCCCGTGTTCTCCTGCGGCGGTATGCGCTACCAGCACTCATGGAAAGACGTACCTCTGGCAGACGTTCCCCAAAAGAATCAGGAGAATTTAGAGGCCACCATTCGCCAAGCGCTAGCAGTGGGCATTAACCACATTGAAACGGCGCGAGGCTATGGCACCTCCGAAATTCAGCTAGGGCAGATTTTGCCGACGTTAGATCGCAGCCGCCTGATTGTGCAAACCAAGGTTTCCCCGACTGCCGACCCCACCGAGTTTCGCCAGCACCTCACCGAGTCGCTAGACAATCTCAAGCTTGAAACGGTAGACCTGCTGGGCATTCACGGCATCAACACCGCCGAACTGCTGGATTGGACCCTACGCCCCGGCGGCTGCATGGAAGTGGCACGGGAGTTTCAGCGCCAGGGGCGGGTGCGGTTTATTGGCTTTTCGACCCACGCGCCGACGGCAGTGATTCAGCAGGCGATCGCATCTGACCAGTTCGACTACGTCAACCTGCATTGGTACTACGTCAACCAAGACAACTGGGCTGCGATCGACACCGCCCAGCGCCACGATGTCGGCGTATTTATCATCAGCCCGTCGGATAAGGGAGGGCATCTGTACAGTCCTCCCGCCAAGCTGGTAGAGCTGTGCGATCCGCTCAGCCCAATGGTGTTTAACAATCTGTTTTGCCTCAGCCATCCCCAGGTGCATACCCTCAGCATTGGGGCAGCGCGACCCAGCGATTTTGACGAACACCTCAAGACCCTGCCGCTGCTCGATCAGGCCGATTGGCACCTCAAGCCGGTACTCGATCGCCTGCACCGCCACGCTCAGAGCGTGCTGGGCGAAGACTGGCTACGCACCTGGCAACTGGGCCTGCCCAGCCCCGACGACACCCCCGGCCACATCAACATCCCTGCCATTCTGCGGCTGCGAAATCTGCTGATCGCCTTTGATATGGAAGATTACGCCAAAGCCCGGTACAACATGCTGGGCAACGCCGGTCACTGGTTCCCCGGCGAAAAAGCCGAGAATCTGAGCCAGGTGGATTTATCTGAGTGCCTGCGCCGCAGCCCCCACGCTGACAAAATTCCGCAGTTGCTGGCCGAGGCCCACGAGGCGTTGGCGGGGCAGGCGTTGGCGCGATTGTCGAATGCTTAG
- a CDS encoding fimbria/pilus outer membrane usher protein, producing the protein MLKPYLLATTTLLLVSSLPPLQASALTTTALTSLPINAAPRPAVAEDEPPVTVLAPVDARLESAAPDLALALGLESAVPSLGSVAPAPEPQLLALEPNSTSQPEPSAPESEAPTAQPAVPPTTADIAPPAGASTEASAETEAELFERIFGRPPAQNQSISVPFFINDQSQGQAVVVIAEGRASQIQASPILDKTASILQPDLQSQLAATVDSEGYLPLDQLQQLGIAVVFDQSRLELYLQIPAALRRTNVVGAYGLPAEAANALPVSRLSGYLNILGGEDIVWSGSNAGRQPLRLSLDGAINLSGWVLEGRADLLEGGAPGFRRGDVRLVHDDPANALRYMAGDLSIPVSGAFQTLVPLGGISVSRNYSLQPYRVTRPTGEFTFFLERPSRVEIYINGVRVRQLQLEAGPQDIRNLSLTTGANDIQLIITDDLGQVQRLDFATALAGNLLAPGLQQFSYNLGFPSRSQSGQRQYDWAEPQLALAHRLGVSPTVTLGAYAQLTPSYQMVETDGIWASEIGNWGWDIAASHRGDFGTGLAMRLQYELPPSPQDVTNRSLRLAAEYRSDRFTTLGSLSPSPDWLTLSGSYSQRIFDGTSLNLGGSYRFGRDVPDSYTANLGLSRSFGNGLSGSLNINHSRNQQGQAETRAFLGLSWLMAQQRQSVSLNTTASSTDTMRNRLSWSRRPDRRLQSPGLSLDLTQRNSGYDLSGQISYTDYRFDLGLTQDISWGNGAGSANRNTTRLTFGTALVFADGHVGWSRPVTNSFVMVVPRDRWRGQIIGVNPSQDGYRAVADRLGPAVLPDLQPYYVSRVRLDAPEAPIGYDLGTDDYVVMPSYRSGTVIMAGTEASAFVRGVLVDEAGVPLGLQAGEVVSLTNADWAAQPLFTNRIGRFALLGFTPGRYEIRLRDRAPLQFEIAPDQDGLIDLGTLQIGLP; encoded by the coding sequence GTGTTAAAGCCCTACCTCCTTGCCACCACAACGCTCCTGCTTGTTAGCTCATTGCCGCCGCTACAGGCATCTGCCCTGACCACTACCGCCCTAACCTCACTCCCAATCAACGCCGCCCCCCGCCCCGCCGTGGCTGAAGACGAGCCCCCCGTCACGGTATTAGCGCCAGTAGATGCAAGGCTAGAGTCTGCCGCACCAGATTTAGCGCTAGCTCTGGGCTTAGAGTCCGCAGTGCCTAGCCTAGGTTCTGTCGCCCCTGCGCCAGAGCCTCAACTCCTAGCCTTGGAGCCTAACTCAACCTCCCAGCCCGAGCCCTCAGCCCCCGAATCAGAGGCACCGACGGCTCAGCCCGCCGTTCCACCAACCACAGCCGACATTGCTCCCCCAGCGGGTGCGTCTACCGAAGCATCGGCTGAAACCGAGGCTGAACTATTCGAGCGCATATTTGGTCGTCCCCCGGCTCAGAACCAGTCAATTTCTGTGCCCTTTTTTATTAACGATCAATCCCAGGGGCAGGCCGTTGTCGTCATTGCCGAGGGCCGTGCTAGCCAGATACAAGCCAGCCCTATCCTCGACAAAACAGCCTCTATTTTGCAGCCAGACTTGCAAAGCCAATTGGCTGCAACCGTCGATAGTGAGGGCTACTTACCCTTAGATCAGCTGCAACAGTTGGGCATTGCGGTTGTTTTTGATCAAAGTCGGCTAGAGCTGTATTTACAAATTCCGGCGGCGCTGCGGCGTACCAATGTAGTGGGGGCCTATGGTCTGCCCGCTGAGGCCGCCAATGCCCTACCCGTTAGCCGTCTCAGCGGCTATCTCAACATTTTGGGTGGCGAAGATATTGTCTGGTCTGGCTCAAATGCTGGGCGACAGCCCCTGCGACTGTCTTTAGACGGGGCGATAAATTTATCCGGCTGGGTGCTAGAGGGTCGGGCCGACCTGCTCGAAGGGGGGGCACCGGGGTTTAGGCGGGGCGATGTGCGGCTGGTGCACGACGACCCGGCCAATGCCCTGCGCTATATGGCAGGAGATTTATCCATTCCGGTGAGCGGTGCGTTTCAGACGCTGGTGCCCTTAGGCGGCATCTCGGTGTCTCGCAACTACAGCTTGCAGCCCTACCGCGTCACCCGCCCCACCGGAGAATTCACCTTCTTTTTAGAGCGCCCTTCGCGAGTAGAAATTTACATCAACGGCGTGCGGGTGCGGCAGTTGCAGCTAGAGGCCGGGCCTCAAGATATTCGCAATTTGTCTCTCACCACAGGGGCCAACGACATTCAGCTGATCATTACCGATGATCTGGGGCAGGTGCAGCGCCTCGACTTTGCCACTGCCCTCGCCGGTAACTTGTTGGCCCCAGGCTTGCAGCAGTTTTCTTACAATTTGGGGTTCCCTAGCCGATCGCAGAGTGGGCAACGCCAGTACGATTGGGCCGAGCCTCAGCTGGCCCTTGCCCATCGCCTGGGCGTAAGCCCCACGGTGACGCTAGGGGCCTACGCCCAGCTTACGCCCTCCTATCAAATGGTAGAAACCGATGGAATCTGGGCATCAGAGATCGGCAACTGGGGTTGGGATATTGCGGCCAGCCACAGGGGCGACTTTGGCACCGGCCTGGCCATGCGATTGCAGTATGAGCTACCTCCCAGCCCCCAAGATGTGACCAATCGATCGCTGCGCCTTGCCGCCGAATACCGGAGCGATCGCTTTACTACCCTGGGTTCGCTCAGCCCCAGCCCTGACTGGCTGACCCTGTCAGGCTCCTACAGCCAACGCATTTTTGACGGCACTAGCTTAAACTTGGGCGGCAGCTACCGCTTCGGGCGAGATGTGCCCGATAGCTACACCGCTAACTTGGGGTTGTCTCGCTCCTTCGGCAATGGTCTGAGCGGCAGCCTCAATATCAACCACAGCCGCAACCAGCAGGGGCAGGCCGAAACTCGGGCCTTTTTAGGCTTATCTTGGCTGATGGCTCAACAGCGCCAGTCGGTGTCGCTTAACACCACCGCTAGCAGTACTGACACCATGCGCAACCGCCTGTCGTGGAGCCGTCGCCCCGATCGCCGCCTGCAAAGCCCAGGGCTATCGCTAGATTTAACGCAACGAAATAGTGGCTACGATCTCTCGGGACAGATCTCCTACACCGACTACCGCTTCGATCTGGGTCTCACCCAGGATATCTCCTGGGGCAACGGGGCGGGGTCTGCTAACAGAAACACCACCCGCTTAACCTTTGGTACAGCTCTGGTGTTTGCCGATGGCCACGTTGGCTGGTCGCGCCCCGTTACCAATAGCTTTGTCATGGTAGTACCCCGCGATCGCTGGCGGGGGCAAATCATTGGTGTGAATCCTAGCCAAGATGGCTACCGGGCTGTAGCCGATCGCTTAGGCCCGGCGGTGCTGCCAGACTTGCAGCCCTACTACGTCTCGCGGGTACGGCTCGATGCCCCCGAGGCCCCGATAGGGTATGACCTAGGAACCGATGATTATGTCGTCATGCCCAGCTACCGCAGCGGCACCGTGATCATGGCTGGCACCGAAGCCTCGGCCTTTGTCCGTGGCGTCCTGGTCGATGAGGCCGGTGTTCCCCTGGGGTTGCAGGCCGGTGAGGTCGTTTCGTTGACAAACGCTGACTGGGCGGCCCAACCCCTATTTACTAACCGCATTGGCCGGTTTGCCCTGCTAGGGTTTACCCCAGGGCGCTATGAGATCAGGCTTCGCGATCGCGCCCCGCTGCAATTTGAAATTGCCCCCGACCAAGACGGTCTGATTGATTTAGGCACGTTGCAGATTGGTCTTCCGTAG
- a CDS encoding adenylate/guanylate cyclase domain-containing protein, translating to MSAVLRSYRRIFQLGHGLMVSWAVFGAIALVSQHPWIVLIEGQAQSFLLGLRGPVPAPDNIIILAIDEYSLTQGDLYRAEPERYPFLAPLAIWPWQRQAYAQAIEQLMAAGAKAVAIDVLLVDPSGYGPADDAALATTLARWGDRIALAAAYDVSSSDFGLFTSLLEPIYSGRAGLINLEADADGKYRAFPDRGIENLRQTHGFTDQLPSLAGATLAAAGYPSPSQPSQQLFFYGPAGTFPTLSFVQVLDPDNWPLYADQFKDKIVLIGPMADSFQDRKRTPTDNAMPGVEIHAHALAALMEGRSVSAAVSNPVAQGLLAAVVFGTVGLGLGYRLTQPVPRLLGFMGAIATWGAIAYLLMVHRDRLIPVAIPVACLGMGGVTYIATGAVSNRLEEQRLRRTLERYVAPLVAQEILNQPDDFTSLTVGQKMPAAVLFSDIRGFSRISYELGAIETVSLLNTYLDVMVDAILAYRGTIDKFIGDAVMAEFGAPTSQGPQQDALNAVSAALAMRQALATLRLSLQAQALPPLYNGIGISYGELVVGNVGSVQRLEYTAIGDTVNVASRIEGLTKLIGTDILITQACYDLLKDHIVAVDQGTHVLAGREHEAVQVYGVISLKGESDDLYHQVQADLGRHLDQFPRTSKS from the coding sequence ATGTCTGCTGTGCTTAGATCCTATCGACGAATTTTTCAGTTAGGCCACGGGCTGATGGTGAGCTGGGCGGTGTTTGGCGCGATCGCCCTGGTGTCTCAGCATCCGTGGATTGTGCTGATTGAGGGCCAGGCACAGTCGTTTTTGCTGGGGCTGCGGGGGCCAGTACCCGCCCCCGACAACATCATCATTCTGGCGATTGACGAATATTCGCTCACCCAGGGTGACCTCTACCGGGCCGAACCAGAGCGCTATCCCTTTTTGGCCCCTCTGGCGATCTGGCCTTGGCAGCGTCAGGCCTATGCTCAGGCGATTGAGCAACTGATGGCAGCGGGGGCCAAGGCCGTGGCGATTGACGTGCTGTTGGTTGACCCCAGCGGCTATGGCCCCGCCGACGATGCCGCGTTAGCAACAACCCTGGCTCGGTGGGGCGATCGCATTGCGCTGGCGGCGGCCTACGACGTGTCGAGTAGTGATTTTGGTCTGTTCACCAGTCTGCTAGAGCCCATCTATAGTGGCCGGGCCGGGCTAATTAACCTGGAGGCTGACGCCGACGGTAAATACCGTGCCTTTCCCGATCGGGGCATTGAAAATCTCCGGCAAACCCACGGCTTTACCGATCAGTTGCCGTCCTTAGCCGGGGCCACCCTAGCCGCCGCTGGCTACCCCAGCCCATCTCAACCCAGCCAGCAGCTATTTTTCTACGGTCCTGCCGGTACGTTTCCAACCCTGTCGTTTGTGCAGGTGCTTGACCCCGACAATTGGCCCCTCTACGCAGACCAGTTCAAAGACAAGATTGTGCTAATTGGTCCGATGGCCGACTCTTTCCAAGACCGCAAGCGCACCCCTACCGACAACGCCATGCCGGGGGTCGAAATTCATGCCCACGCCCTAGCCGCCTTGATGGAGGGTCGTTCGGTGAGTGCGGCGGTGTCTAATCCTGTGGCTCAGGGGTTGCTGGCCGCTGTGGTGTTTGGGACGGTGGGGCTGGGGTTGGGCTACCGGCTGACGCAGCCGGTGCCAAGGTTATTGGGCTTTATGGGGGCGATCGCCACCTGGGGCGCGATCGCCTATTTGCTGATGGTGCACCGCGATCGGCTCATACCTGTAGCCATTCCGGTGGCCTGTCTGGGCATGGGCGGTGTCACCTACATCGCCACTGGAGCCGTCAGCAACCGCCTTGAAGAACAGCGGCTGCGGCGCACCCTAGAGCGCTACGTGGCCCCCCTAGTGGCTCAGGAGATTCTCAACCAGCCCGATGACTTTACCAGCCTCACCGTTGGGCAAAAAATGCCAGCGGCAGTGCTGTTCTCAGACATTCGCGGGTTTAGCCGCATTTCGTACGAGCTGGGGGCGATCGAAACCGTCAGTCTGCTCAACACCTACCTCGATGTCATGGTCGATGCCATTTTGGCCTATAGAGGCACTATCGACAAATTTATTGGTGACGCCGTGATGGCCGAGTTTGGTGCCCCCACTTCCCAAGGCCCGCAGCAGGATGCGCTCAATGCTGTATCGGCAGCCTTGGCTATGCGTCAGGCCCTCGCGACCCTGCGCCTTAGCCTTCAAGCCCAGGCGTTGCCGCCTTTATACAACGGTATTGGCATCAGCTATGGCGAACTGGTGGTGGGCAACGTGGGGTCGGTGCAGCGGCTAGAATACACGGCCATTGGCGACACTGTAAACGTGGCCAGCCGCATTGAGGGGCTGACCAAATTAATCGGCACCGATATTTTGATTACCCAGGCCTGCTACGACTTGCTCAAGGACCACATTGTCGCCGTTGACCAAGGCACCCACGTTTTGGCGGGGCGCGAACACGAAGCGGTGCAGGTGTATGGGGTCATTAGCCTCAAAGGTGAAAGTGATGATCTATACCACCAGGTGCAAGCAGACCTAGGCCGCCACCTCGATCAATTTCCCCGCACCTCTAAAAGCTAA
- a CDS encoding manganese catalase family protein, which translates to MFYHKKRLQYFTKPEKPDPVYAKQLQELIGGPFGEMSVMMQYLFQGWNCRGPAKYKDMMLDIGTEEIGHIEMLANMIAHLVDKAPPDVQEKAALDPIVEGVMGGMKTEDIIMGAMNPKHAVMSGGGALPADSVGYPWNGNYIVASGNLMADFFSNVQAEAQGRLQAVRLYEMSTDPGVKDTLSYMIARDTMHQNQWLAAIEELKADGLESLPVPSRFPQSLEKQDAAYTFWNLSEGTDSKEGRWAKGPTPDGKGEFQYLENPEGQSPMGEAPVPNPKLYSTPKQ; encoded by the coding sequence ATGTTCTACCATAAGAAACGCCTGCAATATTTCACCAAGCCAGAAAAGCCCGATCCGGTCTATGCTAAACAGCTACAAGAGCTGATTGGTGGGCCGTTTGGCGAAATGTCTGTGATGATGCAGTACCTATTTCAGGGCTGGAATTGTCGAGGTCCGGCAAAATATAAAGACATGATGCTCGACATTGGCACCGAAGAAATTGGCCACATTGAGATGCTGGCCAATATGATTGCTCACCTGGTGGATAAAGCTCCTCCGGATGTTCAGGAAAAAGCCGCTCTAGACCCCATTGTGGAAGGGGTAATGGGCGGTATGAAAACTGAAGATATCATCATGGGCGCGATGAACCCCAAACATGCCGTGATGTCTGGTGGCGGTGCCCTACCTGCCGACAGCGTGGGCTATCCCTGGAACGGCAACTACATTGTGGCTTCGGGCAACCTGATGGCCGACTTTTTCTCTAACGTGCAGGCTGAGGCGCAGGGCCGTTTGCAGGCCGTGCGACTGTACGAAATGTCTACTGACCCCGGCGTCAAAGACACCCTGAGCTACATGATTGCCCGCGATACCATGCACCAAAATCAGTGGTTGGCGGCGATCGAAGAGCTTAAGGCCGATGGGTTAGAAAGCCTGCCGGTGCCCAGCCGCTTCCCGCAGTCGCTGGAGAAACAAGACGCCGCCTATACCTTCTGGAACCTGTCGGAAGGCACCGACAGTAAAGAGGGTCGTTGGGCAAAAGGCCCCACCCCCGATGGCAAGGGCGAGTTTCAGTATCTGGAAAATCCAGAAGGCCAAAGCCCTATGGGCGAGGCTCCGGTGCCCAATCCTAAGCTCTACTCGACGCCTAAGCAGTAG
- a CDS encoding NAD(P)/FAD-dependent oxidoreductase translates to MQTVQRSLDSDPTSQGTASEAPAPTIEVPPVTPGKHQVVIIGGGFGGLYAAQQLGRADVEVTLIDKRNFHLFQPLLYQVAMGGLSPGDIASPLRAVLSAQKNTRVLMGEVTDVDPERQLVTLNDGRTIPYDDLIVATGMSHFYFGRDDWADVAPGLKTVEDALEMRRRIFAAFEKAENTTDPELKQSLLTFVIVGGGPTGVELAGSLAELAYHTLRNDFRHIDTTASRIILVEGMDRVLPPFPSDLSARAQTDLEKLGVEVMTQALVTDIQGHDITLKQGDQINHLKAGTVLWAAGVRDPGMGGLLADRTGAERDRSGRVMVSDDLSLPTHPNIFVVGDLAHFAHQGDRPLPGVAPVAMQEGKYVARLIQKRLKDDTLPPFAYKDSGSLAVIGRHAAVVNLPWAKLTGFPAWFVWLFVHIFYLIEFDNKLMVMTQWGANYLTRKQGSRLITEKVFEKAEAGPPK, encoded by the coding sequence ATGCAGACTGTCCAACGTTCCCTCGACTCAGATCCGACTTCCCAAGGAACGGCCTCAGAGGCCCCTGCTCCAACGATTGAGGTGCCGCCGGTGACTCCCGGCAAGCACCAGGTGGTGATTATCGGGGGTGGGTTTGGTGGTCTCTACGCTGCCCAGCAGCTCGGTCGGGCCGATGTGGAAGTGACGCTGATCGATAAGCGCAACTTTCACCTGTTTCAGCCGCTGCTGTATCAGGTGGCCATGGGGGGGCTGTCGCCGGGCGATATTGCCTCACCCCTGCGTGCCGTGCTCAGCGCTCAGAAGAATACACGGGTGCTGATGGGCGAAGTTACCGACGTTGATCCTGAGCGGCAGTTGGTCACTCTCAACGATGGTCGCACCATTCCCTACGACGATTTGATTGTGGCTACAGGCATGAGCCACTTTTACTTTGGCCGCGACGACTGGGCCGATGTGGCCCCCGGCCTCAAGACCGTAGAAGATGCCCTAGAGATGCGGCGGCGCATCTTTGCCGCCTTTGAGAAAGCCGAGAACACCACCGACCCAGAGCTAAAGCAAAGCCTGCTGACCTTTGTAATTGTCGGGGGTGGCCCTACCGGGGTAGAGCTGGCTGGGTCGCTGGCCGAACTGGCCTATCACACCCTGCGCAACGACTTTCGCCACATCGACACCACCGCCAGCCGCATTATTTTGGTGGAGGGTATGGACCGAGTGCTGCCTCCTTTTCCGTCGGATCTGTCGGCTCGAGCCCAGACCGACCTAGAGAAGCTGGGGGTGGAGGTGATGACTCAGGCTTTAGTCACCGACATTCAGGGGCACGATATCACCCTAAAGCAGGGTGACCAGATCAATCACCTGAAAGCAGGCACTGTGCTCTGGGCGGCGGGGGTCCGTGACCCGGGCATGGGTGGTCTGCTGGCCGATCGCACCGGGGCCGAGCGCGATCGCTCGGGCCGAGTCATGGTCAGCGACGACCTCAGCCTGCCCACCCATCCCAATATTTTTGTAGTCGGTGATTTGGCCCACTTTGCCCACCAGGGCGATCGCCCCTTGCCGGGGGTGGCCCCCGTGGCCATGCAGGAGGGCAAGTATGTGGCCCGCCTGATTCAAAAGCGGCTCAAAGACGACACCTTGCCCCCCTTCGCCTATAAAGACAGCGGTAGCCTGGCGGTGATTGGTCGCCATGCCGCAGTGGTCAACCTGCCCTGGGCCAAGCTGACGGGCTTCCCGGCCTGGTTTGTGTGGCTGTTTGTGCACATCTTCTACCTGATCGAGTTCGACAACAAACTCATGGTGATGACCCAGTGGGGGGCCAACTACCTCACCCGCAAGCAGGGGTCGCGCTTAATTACCGAAAAGGTATTTGAGAAAGCTGAGGCTGGGCCGCCAAAGTAG
- the rpe gene encoding ribulose-phosphate 3-epimerase, with protein sequence MPHTSSNKNSVVISPSILSADFSRLGEEIKAADEAGADWIHVDVMDGRFVPNITIGPLIVEAIRPVTQKPLDVHLMIVEPEKYVADFAKAGADIITVHCEHNASPHLHRTLGQIKELGKEAGVVLNPGTPLSLIENVLDLCDLVLIMSVNPGFGGQSFIPTMVDKIRALRTMCDERGLDPWIEVDGGLKANNTWQVLEAGANAIVAGSAVFNAPDYAAAIEGIRHSKRPAPELAAV encoded by the coding sequence ATGCCGCATACCTCTTCCAACAAAAATTCTGTCGTGATCTCCCCGTCAATTTTGTCGGCAGACTTCAGCCGCCTGGGCGAAGAGATCAAGGCTGCTGACGAGGCCGGTGCCGACTGGATTCACGTAGACGTGATGGATGGTCGCTTTGTGCCCAACATTACCATCGGCCCCCTGATTGTCGAGGCTATTCGCCCCGTCACCCAAAAGCCCCTCGACGTACACCTAATGATCGTCGAGCCGGAGAAGTACGTCGCCGATTTCGCTAAGGCTGGGGCCGACATCATCACCGTGCACTGCGAGCACAATGCCTCGCCCCACCTGCACCGCACCCTGGGCCAAATTAAAGAGCTGGGCAAAGAAGCTGGGGTCGTACTCAACCCCGGCACCCCGCTATCGCTGATTGAGAACGTGCTCGACCTCTGCGACCTGGTGCTGATTATGAGCGTCAACCCCGGCTTTGGCGGTCAGAGCTTTATTCCCACCATGGTCGATAAAATTCGCGCCCTGCGCACCATGTGCGACGAACGCGGTCTAGACCCCTGGATTGAGGTGGATGGTGGTCTCAAGGCGAACAATACCTGGCAAGTGCTAGAGGCTGGGGCCAATGCGATCGTGGCCGGTTCGGCGGTGTTTAACGCACCCGACTATGCCGCTGCGATCGAGGGCATTCGCCACAGCAAGCGCCCCGCCCCCGAGCTAGCCGCCGTGTAG
- a CDS encoding IS110 family transposase, translating into MTELSQAHQWVGIDVSKRTLDVYVRPLGLSVQVANSDSGLRELLQALTAFRRETSLIVLEATGGYQALAARTLMAEGWPAVVVNPRQVRDFARATGRMAKTDKIDAEVLAHFADAIRPEVRAMASEASQHLQDLVTRRQQLVEMMSAEKARQRSARARTGQSIEQHIDWLKQQIQDLDTQIEQLIAQSDQWQRTREILTSVPGIGAVTTGLLLASLPELGQISAKRLASLCGLAPFNRDSGQMRGKRMISGGRATVRTGLYMAALVATRHNPVIRDYYQRLLQRGKLKKVALVACMHKLVIILNAMVEHDTLWQAPACSLPAAT; encoded by the coding sequence ATGACTGAACTATCACAAGCGCATCAATGGGTTGGCATTGACGTATCCAAGCGCACCTTAGATGTGTACGTCCGTCCACTTGGATTAAGCGTTCAGGTGGCCAACAGTGACTCTGGTTTAAGAGAGTTGCTACAGGCGTTAACGGCGTTTCGTCGCGAGACGAGTCTGATTGTGCTGGAAGCGACCGGGGGCTATCAAGCCCTGGCGGCGCGAACGTTGATGGCGGAGGGCTGGCCCGCCGTTGTGGTGAATCCACGTCAAGTGCGTGATTTTGCCCGGGCCACGGGGCGCATGGCTAAAACAGACAAAATTGATGCCGAGGTGTTGGCTCACTTTGCCGATGCCATCCGTCCAGAGGTACGGGCGATGGCGAGTGAGGCCAGTCAACACCTTCAAGACCTCGTCACGCGACGGCAGCAACTCGTCGAGATGATGAGTGCCGAAAAAGCCCGGCAACGCTCAGCACGAGCCAGGACGGGTCAGAGCATTGAGCAGCATATTGACTGGCTCAAGCAACAGATCCAAGACCTCGATACCCAGATTGAGCAGCTCATCGCCCAGAGCGATCAGTGGCAGCGCACCCGCGAGATCCTCACCAGTGTGCCGGGTATTGGGGCTGTGACGACGGGGCTCCTCTTGGCCTCACTCCCCGAGTTAGGACAGATCTCAGCGAAGCGCCTAGCCAGCTTGTGTGGCCTCGCCCCGTTCAACCGCGATAGCGGCCAGATGCGGGGTAAGCGGATGATTAGCGGCGGTCGAGCCACCGTGCGCACAGGCCTCTACATGGCCGCGTTAGTCGCCACTCGCCATAATCCGGTCATTCGCGATTACTACCAGCGCCTGCTGCAGCGGGGAAAACTCAAAAAGGTTGCCCTGGTGGCCTGCATGCACAAACTGGTGATTATTCTCAATGCCATGGTAGAACATGACACCCTCTGGCAGGCTCCGGCTTGCTCCCTGCCCGCCGCCACATAA